One window from the genome of Mycolicibacterium gadium encodes:
- a CDS encoding P1 family peptidase — protein MGAITDVAGIRVGHHHRIDSDAELGSGWATGTTVVLTPPGTIGAVDCRGGAPGTRETDLLDPINSVRHVDAVVLSGGSAFGLAAAHGVMEWLEGQDRGVAIEGGVVPIVPSAVIFDLPVGGWKCRPDAEFGRAAAESAGTDVAIGTVGAGVGARVGVLKGGVGTASVTLESGATVGAIVVVNAAGDAVDPATGLPWLADQIEEFGLVSPPADQIAAYADRHTELSPLNTTIAVVATDAVLSKAGCRRMAVAAQDGLARTIRPCHTPLDGDTVFALATGAIEVPPDPATPASMSPEVPLITALGAAAADCLARAVLVGVLAAESVAGIPTYRDMLPGAFE, from the coding sequence ATGGGTGCGATCACGGATGTCGCCGGAATCCGCGTCGGCCATCACCACCGGATCGATTCCGACGCGGAGCTCGGTTCGGGGTGGGCCACCGGAACAACCGTCGTTCTGACACCACCGGGGACCATCGGCGCCGTCGACTGCCGCGGTGGTGCACCCGGCACCCGCGAGACCGACCTGCTCGACCCCATCAACTCGGTGCGTCACGTCGATGCCGTCGTGCTCAGTGGTGGCAGCGCGTTCGGCTTGGCCGCGGCGCACGGGGTGATGGAGTGGCTGGAGGGGCAGGATCGCGGGGTGGCGATCGAGGGCGGCGTCGTACCCATCGTTCCGTCCGCAGTGATTTTTGATCTTCCGGTCGGCGGCTGGAAGTGCCGACCGGACGCCGAGTTCGGTCGCGCCGCCGCCGAGAGCGCGGGCACCGACGTGGCCATCGGCACCGTCGGCGCCGGCGTAGGGGCACGCGTCGGGGTGCTCAAAGGTGGTGTCGGCACCGCGTCGGTGACGCTCGAGTCCGGCGCGACGGTAGGAGCGATCGTGGTCGTCAACGCCGCCGGTGACGCCGTGGACCCCGCGACCGGGCTGCCGTGGCTCGCCGACCAGATCGAGGAGTTCGGTCTGGTGTCCCCGCCGGCCGATCAGATCGCGGCATACGCCGACCGCCACACCGAGCTCAGCCCGCTCAACACCACCATCGCCGTGGTCGCGACCGATGCGGTCCTCAGCAAGGCTGGGTGCCGCCGGATGGCCGTCGCCGCCCAGGACGGCCTGGCTCGCACCATCCGGCCGTGTCACACCCCGCTCGATGGAGATACGGTGTTTGCGCTGGCCACCGGAGCCATCGAGGTACCGCCCGATCCGGCGACACCCGCGTCGATGTCGCCGGAGGTGCCCCTGATCACCGCGCTCGGGGCGGCCGCGGCGGACTGCCTGGCCCGCGCGGTGCTGGTCGGCGTGCTGGCAGCCGAGTCGGTCGCCGGAATACCGACGTACCGGGACATGTTGCCCGGAGCGTTCGAATGA
- the aosR gene encoding oxidative stress transcriptional regulator AosR — protein MRKWKRVDTADGPRFRSALAAHEVSLLQNLATSMVGMLNDRESSSPADELQEITGMRTGHSSPPQDETMKRLLPDFFRPQTDHPAGSGPAESLNSALRSLHEPEIIEAKREAAQRLLDTVPQHGGKFELSEDDAHAWAAAVNDMRLALGTMLGVAQDGPAELPPEHPMAGHLDVYQWLTVLQEYLVLGIMGRS, from the coding sequence GTGCGCAAATGGAAACGGGTCGACACCGCCGACGGCCCGCGCTTCCGGTCGGCCCTGGCCGCTCACGAGGTATCGCTGCTGCAGAACCTCGCGACGTCGATGGTCGGAATGCTCAACGACCGCGAATCATCTTCTCCCGCTGATGAACTCCAGGAGATAACCGGGATGCGCACCGGCCACTCGTCGCCTCCGCAGGATGAGACGATGAAGCGGCTGCTGCCGGACTTCTTCCGCCCGCAAACCGACCATCCGGCGGGTTCCGGCCCCGCCGAGAGCCTCAACAGTGCGCTGCGCAGCCTGCACGAGCCGGAGATCATCGAAGCTAAACGTGAAGCGGCACAACGATTGTTGGACACGGTGCCGCAGCACGGCGGCAAATTCGAACTCAGCGAAGATGACGCGCACGCCTGGGCGGCAGCCGTCAACGACATGCGGCTCGCACTTGGCACCATGCTCGGCGTCGCGCAGGATGGCCCTGCCGAACTGCCGCCTGAACATCCGATGGCGGGACATCTCGACGTGTATCAGTGGCTGACGGTGCTGCAGGAGTATCTGGTGCTCGGAATCATGGGCAGGTCGTGA
- a CDS encoding Mov34/MPN/PAD-1 family protein: MLVIRADLVDAMVAHARADHPDEACGVIAGPEGSDRPERFIAMTNAERSPTFYRFDSGEQLKVWREMDDADEAPVIIYHSHTATEAYPSRTDISYASEPDAHYVLVSTRDPDEHELRSYRILDGVVTEEPVKIVEQY, encoded by the coding sequence GTGCTGGTGATCCGAGCGGATCTGGTCGACGCCATGGTCGCCCACGCCCGCGCTGACCACCCCGACGAGGCCTGCGGAGTGATCGCGGGACCGGAGGGCTCCGATCGCCCGGAGCGGTTCATCGCGATGACCAACGCCGAGCGTTCGCCGACCTTCTACCGGTTCGACTCCGGCGAGCAGCTCAAGGTGTGGCGAGAGATGGACGACGCAGACGAGGCGCCGGTCATCATCTATCACTCGCATACCGCCACCGAGGCGTACCCGAGCCGCACCGATATCTCCTACGCGTCCGAACCGGACGCCCACTACGTCCTGGTGTCGACGCGCGACCCCGACGAGCACGAGTTGCGCAGCTACCGCATCCTCGACGGCGTCGTCACCGAGGAACCCGTCAAGATCGTCGAGCAGTACTAG
- the clpS gene encoding ATP-dependent Clp protease adapter ClpS — MVTPAKARPGTREERDVATLDATDSPWVTLVWDDPVNLMTYVTYVFQKLFGYSEPHATKLMMQVHTEGKAVVSAGSRESMEVDVSKLHAAGLWATLQQDR, encoded by the coding sequence ATGGTTACGCCGGCGAAGGCCCGACCGGGAACTCGCGAGGAACGGGACGTCGCCACTCTGGATGCGACGGATAGCCCGTGGGTGACCCTGGTCTGGGACGACCCGGTCAATCTGATGACTTACGTGACGTACGTCTTCCAGAAGCTCTTCGGCTACAGCGAGCCGCACGCGACCAAACTCATGATGCAGGTGCACACCGAGGGTAAGGCCGTGGTGTCGGCGGGCAGCCGGGAGTCGATGGAGGTCGACGTGTCCAAGCTGCATGCCGCAGGTTTGTGGGCGACCCTGCAGCAGGACCGCTGA